One window of Cellulomonas shaoxiangyii genomic DNA carries:
- a CDS encoding DUF3072 domain-containing protein has translation MTSDADDTSVQDPSDPMGSSTIKDPDDWTTGDEPATGAQMSYLSTLARDSGRDVPESLTKADASKLIDELQGQSPRAQDVPDVDDQTKEPPD, from the coding sequence ATGACGAGCGACGCCGACGACACCTCCGTGCAGGACCCGTCCGACCCCATGGGCTCGAGCACCATCAAGGACCCCGACGACTGGACCACCGGCGACGAGCCGGCGACGGGCGCGCAGATGAGCTACCTGAGCACCCTCGCGCGGGACTCCGGGCGTGACGTGCCCGAGAGCCTGACGAAGGCCGACGCGTCCAAGCTGATCGACGAGCTGCAGGGCCAGAGCCCGCGCGCGCAGGACGTCCCGGACGTGGACGACCAGACCAAGGAGCCGCCGGACTGA
- the leuA gene encoding 2-isopropylmalate synthase codes for MTVTPSVTPSAERNPQQPSGMPSHRYRPFHEQIRVDLPDRTWPSRRMTQAPRWCAVDLRDGNQALIEPMSPARKLEMFELLVGMGYKEIEVGFPAASQTDFDFVRMLIEEDRIPDDVVIQVLTQAREHLIERTYESLAGAKQAIVHLYNSTSALQRAVVFRSDEDGVVDIAVSGARFCKKYEELIPDTEVLYEYSPESYTGTELEFAVRICNAVLDVLEPTPDRPVIVNLPATVEMATPNVYADSIEWMGRHLRHRESVVLSLHPHNDRGTAVAAAELGFLAGADRIEGCLFGNGERTGNVDLVTLGLNLFSQGIDPQIDFSDIDRVRRTVERCNQMPVHERHPYGGDLVFTAFSGSHQDAIKKGLDALEARAAAAGTPVADAEWAVPYLPIDPKDVGRSYEAIIRVNSQSGKGGISYLLKSERDLDLPRRLQIEFSQVVQRHTDRHGTEVTADDLWTIFSDEYLPALPGGSLEPWGRFALRGTRATSAEGGVDTLEADVLDRGVERTLRGTGNGPVAAFVAALKAVGVDVAVLDYAEHALSAGGDATAAAYVECAIGDDILWGVGIDPSITTATLQAIVSAVNRHQR; via the coding sequence ATGACCGTCACCCCGAGCGTGACCCCCAGCGCCGAGCGCAACCCGCAGCAGCCGTCCGGCATGCCGTCCCACCGGTACCGGCCCTTCCACGAGCAGATCCGCGTCGACCTGCCGGACCGCACCTGGCCCTCCCGGCGCATGACGCAGGCGCCCCGCTGGTGCGCGGTCGACCTGCGGGACGGCAACCAGGCACTCATCGAGCCCATGAGCCCCGCCCGCAAGCTGGAGATGTTCGAGCTGCTGGTCGGCATGGGCTACAAGGAGATCGAGGTCGGGTTCCCCGCTGCCTCGCAGACGGACTTCGACTTCGTGCGGATGCTGATCGAGGAGGACCGCATCCCCGACGACGTCGTGATCCAGGTGCTGACGCAGGCGCGCGAGCACCTGATCGAGCGCACGTACGAGTCGCTGGCCGGCGCCAAGCAGGCGATCGTGCACCTGTACAACTCGACGTCGGCCCTGCAGCGCGCGGTCGTGTTCCGCTCGGACGAGGACGGCGTCGTCGACATCGCCGTGTCGGGCGCGCGGTTCTGCAAGAAGTACGAGGAGCTGATCCCGGACACCGAGGTGCTCTACGAGTACAGCCCCGAGTCGTACACGGGCACCGAGCTGGAGTTCGCGGTGCGCATCTGCAACGCGGTGCTCGACGTGCTGGAGCCGACGCCGGACCGGCCGGTCATCGTCAACCTGCCGGCGACGGTCGAGATGGCGACGCCGAACGTCTACGCCGACTCCATCGAGTGGATGGGACGGCACCTGCGCCACCGCGAGAGCGTCGTCCTGTCGCTGCACCCGCACAACGACCGGGGCACGGCGGTGGCGGCCGCCGAGCTCGGCTTCCTGGCGGGTGCCGACCGCATCGAGGGCTGCCTGTTCGGCAACGGCGAGCGCACCGGCAACGTCGACCTGGTGACGCTCGGCCTGAACCTGTTCAGCCAGGGCATCGACCCGCAGATCGACTTCTCCGACATCGACCGCGTCCGCCGCACCGTCGAGCGCTGCAACCAGATGCCGGTGCACGAGCGCCACCCCTACGGCGGCGACCTGGTGTTCACCGCGTTCTCGGGCTCGCACCAGGACGCGATCAAGAAGGGCCTCGACGCCCTGGAGGCGCGCGCCGCGGCGGCGGGCACGCCCGTCGCCGACGCCGAGTGGGCGGTCCCGTACCTGCCCATCGACCCGAAGGACGTGGGCCGCAGCTACGAGGCGATCATCCGGGTGAACTCCCAGTCCGGGAAGGGCGGCATCTCCTACCTGCTCAAGTCGGAGCGCGACCTCGACCTCCCGCGCCGCCTGCAGATCGAGTTCTCGCAGGTCGTGCAGCGGCACACCGACCGGCACGGCACGGAGGTCACGGCCGACGACCTGTGGACCATCTTCAGCGACGAGTACCTGCCGGCGCTGCCGGGCGGGTCGCTCGAGCCGTGGGGCCGCTTCGCGCTGCGCGGCACGCGCGCGACGAGCGCCGAGGGCGGCGTCGACACGCTCGAGGCCGACGTCCTCGACCGCGGTGTCGAGCGCACGCTCCGGGGCACCGGGAACGGGCCCGTCGCGGCCTTCGTGGCCGCGCTCAAGGCCGTGGGCGTCGACGTGGCGGTGCTCGACTACGCCGAGCACGCCCTGTCTGCCGGTGGCGACGCGACGGCCGCGGCGTACGTCGAGTGCGCCATCGGCGACGACATCCTGTGGGGGGTCGGCATCGACCCGTCCATCACGACGGCCACGCTCCAGGCGATCGTCTCGGCGGTCAACCGCCACCAGCGCTGA
- a CDS encoding PQQ-binding-like beta-propeller repeat protein, with protein MTGARPAARMQLVELADSDDEDAPGPARTAAPEPGQDATTPPAGGTRARVRRWWPAAWVLVLVLAAAVVATQVVARGAAARADAIARLPGFVRPLDAPPAELWRAPATGRTGVVPAAGHVVTVSDASGTWQVRAHDPRNGDVRWDADLVETSPAGFDSVAVSCPPGTRGSALVLCRWTEPRVVYSRSRETADSVPPTRVRALRAQDGAAAGTWSVADPLVGLRRAGDDLVVATVEPDRHVLVERRAGADGGVLWSHRSADVLVTPGSGRIDPSLTVAGGVVVLSGDATTVLDARSGEVVAHGATGRQLVVAPLPDGRFATWASVGGAHLHEADGSRGVPVPGVPVRLAADDRSVGVLLTDLGNRVAALDPDDGTVVWELATSYSPVAAVDGAVVLWGDAALGVADARDGTLLWEHRTGEAIPFAPVTDGRLVLGAEPDGPERWALVARGLRDGVRVWSVPLPVGVTSLEGVGGVLVARTVTEAFVLG; from the coding sequence ATGACGGGCGCGCGCCCCGCTGCACGGATGCAGCTGGTCGAGCTCGCCGACTCCGACGACGAGGACGCGCCGGGGCCGGCGCGCACGGCCGCGCCCGAGCCCGGTCAGGACGCCACGACGCCACCCGCGGGGGGAACCCGCGCGCGCGTGCGGCGGTGGTGGCCCGCCGCGTGGGTCCTCGTGCTCGTCCTCGCCGCCGCCGTCGTGGCGACGCAGGTCGTCGCACGCGGCGCCGCGGCGCGGGCGGACGCGATCGCACGGCTGCCCGGGTTCGTGCGGCCGCTCGACGCGCCGCCCGCGGAGCTGTGGCGTGCTCCGGCGACGGGCCGCACCGGTGTGGTCCCCGCCGCCGGGCACGTCGTCACGGTGTCGGACGCGTCGGGGACCTGGCAGGTCCGCGCGCACGACCCGCGCAACGGTGACGTGCGGTGGGACGCGGACCTCGTGGAGACGAGCCCGGCCGGGTTCGACTCCGTGGCGGTGAGCTGCCCGCCGGGCACGCGGGGGAGCGCGCTCGTGCTGTGCCGGTGGACGGAGCCGCGCGTCGTCTACTCGCGCTCGCGGGAGACCGCCGACTCGGTGCCACCGACGCGCGTGCGGGCCCTGCGGGCGCAGGACGGCGCTGCGGCCGGCACGTGGAGCGTGGCGGACCCGCTGGTCGGCCTCCGCCGCGCGGGCGACGACCTCGTGGTGGCCACGGTCGAGCCGGACCGGCACGTGCTCGTCGAGCGGCGCGCCGGCGCCGACGGCGGGGTGCTCTGGTCGCACCGCTCGGCGGACGTGCTCGTCACTCCCGGCAGCGGCCGGATCGACCCGTCCCTCACCGTGGCGGGCGGCGTCGTGGTGCTGAGCGGGGACGCGACGACGGTGCTCGACGCGCGGTCGGGCGAGGTCGTCGCGCACGGGGCGACCGGCCGGCAGCTCGTCGTGGCGCCGCTGCCCGACGGGCGGTTCGCGACGTGGGCGTCGGTCGGTGGCGCGCACCTGCACGAGGCCGACGGGAGCCGTGGGGTGCCCGTGCCCGGCGTGCCCGTGCGCCTGGCCGCCGACGACCGCTCGGTCGGGGTGCTCCTCACCGACCTCGGCAACCGGGTGGCCGCGCTCGACCCGGACGACGGCACGGTCGTCTGGGAGCTGGCGACGTCGTACTCGCCCGTGGCCGCCGTGGACGGCGCCGTGGTGCTGTGGGGCGACGCGGCGCTGGGCGTCGCCGACGCGCGCGACGGGACCCTGCTGTGGGAGCACCGCACGGGGGAGGCGATTCCCTTCGCGCCGGTGACGGACGGCCGCCTGGTGCTGGGCGCGGAGCCCGACGGCCCGGAGCGGTGGGCCCTCGTCGCGCGCGGGCTGCGCGACGGCGTGCGGGTGTGGTCGGTCCCGCTGCCGGTGGGGGTCACGTCGCTCGAGGGCGTCGGCGGGGTGCTCGTCGCACGGACGGTCACGGAGGCGTTCGTGCTGGGGTGA
- the recO gene encoding DNA repair protein RecO, translating to MSLYRDEAIVLRTHKLGEADRIVTLLSREHGKVRAVGKGVRRTTSRFGSRLEPFMHVDVQLSTGRNLHVVTQAETIGPYGRRIAEDYTLYTAGTVMLETADRLVEAEHEPSVQQYWLLVGAVRALATREHAPGLVLDSYLLRALAIAGWAPSFTDCARCGAPGPHHAFAVAVGGAVCGACRPPGAAAPAPETFELLAALLSGDWPVADGSAERHRAEGNGLVAAFCQFHLERRLRSLPMVERV from the coding sequence GTGAGCCTCTACCGCGACGAGGCGATCGTCCTGCGCACCCACAAGCTGGGTGAGGCCGACCGCATCGTCACCCTCCTGTCGCGCGAGCACGGCAAGGTCCGTGCCGTCGGCAAGGGGGTGCGGCGCACCACGTCGCGGTTCGGGTCCCGGCTCGAGCCGTTCATGCACGTCGACGTGCAGCTGAGCACGGGCCGCAACCTCCACGTCGTGACGCAGGCGGAGACGATCGGTCCCTACGGCCGGCGGATCGCCGAGGACTACACGCTGTACACGGCCGGCACGGTCATGCTCGAGACGGCGGACCGGCTGGTCGAGGCGGAGCACGAGCCGTCGGTGCAGCAGTACTGGCTGCTCGTCGGCGCGGTACGTGCGCTCGCGACGCGGGAGCACGCGCCCGGGCTCGTGCTCGACTCCTACCTGCTGAGGGCGCTCGCGATCGCCGGCTGGGCGCCGAGCTTCACCGACTGCGCGCGGTGCGGTGCGCCGGGCCCGCACCACGCGTTCGCGGTCGCGGTCGGCGGGGCCGTCTGCGGGGCGTGCCGTCCGCCGGGGGCCGCGGCACCCGCGCCGGAGACGTTCGAGCTGCTGGCCGCGCTGCTCTCGGGCGACTGGCCCGTCGCCGACGGCAGCGCCGAGCGGCACCGCGCGGAGGGCAACGGCCTGGTCGCCGCGTTCTGCCAGTTCCACCTCGAGCGCCGCCTGCGCTCGCTCCCGATGGTCGAGAGGGTCTGA
- a CDS encoding VOC family protein, with product MSDDDVPTPFVPPAPGTTRPGAHVGTVHVGMVTFDTRDADALAGWWAARTGGRVQAHPGFAMVQPAAPGGVTLGFQQVPDPTPGKNRVHVDLAVEDVTRFVDACVAAGATHVAAHTLPDGFAWTVLADPDGNQFCVSPAHGA from the coding sequence ATGAGCGACGACGACGTCCCCACGCCCTTCGTCCCGCCCGCACCCGGGACCACGCGCCCCGGGGCGCACGTCGGCACCGTGCACGTCGGGATGGTCACGTTCGACACCCGGGACGCCGACGCCCTCGCGGGGTGGTGGGCCGCGCGCACCGGCGGGCGGGTGCAGGCGCACCCCGGGTTCGCGATGGTGCAGCCGGCCGCGCCGGGCGGCGTGACGCTGGGCTTCCAGCAGGTGCCCGACCCGACGCCGGGCAAGAACCGCGTGCACGTCGACCTCGCGGTCGAGGACGTGACCCGCTTCGTGGACGCGTGCGTCGCGGCGGGCGCCACCCACGTCGCCGCGCACACCCTGCCGGACGGGTTCGCGTGGACCGTGCTGGCGGACCCCGACGGGAACCAGTTCTGCGTCTCGCCCGCGCACGGCGCCTGA
- a CDS encoding RDD family protein, producing the protein MTHRTGALPRDVDVTDTPASLGRRFLAVAVDQLLVALLLAPFTLDALRRVLATARAADPGDVVVAPVGVGALVALVLAAAVAATQWVLHGRLGWTLGRRLLGVRTVDVHSRRPVGLVRVLLRELVVAAGALACLVGQVAVLVSPALDRTGRNRGWHDRAVDAEVLLAQDGAVAVRARTGTTASHTSMLPVSGPLSAGDPGGAPGTAAAVAPDAAAPSSADAPAAPAAPAAASAPSGPGAAARPAWAALADPAASAPGAASSGPGAAARGAVPATRPAGTVAEQPSTPVRTVPTTTGGLVLAPLDPRRAAPDLDTRALPVVRPATPPPPAPGTAEEDGLAPELELTRPAPPREDVVPAPRRGAARGLRVALDDGRTVTIERVALLGRNPSPGAGVQVVRVTDPGRSVSKTHLELGADAAGAWVTDRGSTNGTVVTLPDGGQVVCRVDHPVRLRPGAVVVLGDRSLRVVAVPGTSVADVLRPDGARRAEGTPRA; encoded by the coding sequence ATGACGCACCGCACCGGCGCGCTCCCGCGGGACGTCGACGTGACCGACACGCCCGCGTCCCTCGGGCGGCGGTTCCTCGCGGTCGCCGTGGACCAGCTCCTGGTCGCGCTGCTCCTCGCGCCGTTCACCCTCGACGCCCTGCGGCGCGTGCTCGCGACGGCGCGCGCGGCCGACCCCGGCGACGTCGTCGTCGCTCCGGTGGGCGTCGGTGCGCTCGTCGCGCTCGTCCTGGCCGCCGCGGTCGCGGCGACGCAGTGGGTCCTGCACGGCCGCCTGGGGTGGACGCTGGGCCGCCGCCTGCTGGGCGTGCGGACGGTGGACGTGCACAGCCGTCGTCCCGTCGGGCTCGTGCGGGTGCTCCTGCGCGAGCTGGTCGTCGCGGCCGGCGCGCTCGCGTGCCTCGTCGGGCAGGTCGCGGTGCTGGTGTCCCCGGCGCTCGACCGCACGGGGCGCAACCGCGGCTGGCACGACCGCGCGGTGGACGCCGAGGTCCTCCTCGCGCAGGACGGCGCGGTTGCGGTCCGGGCGCGCACCGGCACCACGGCCTCGCACACGTCGATGCTGCCCGTCTCCGGGCCGCTGTCGGCGGGTGACCCGGGCGGGGCGCCCGGTACGGCCGCCGCGGTCGCACCCGACGCCGCTGCACCGTCCTCGGCGGACGCACCCGCCGCACCTGCCGCACCCGCTGCGGCGTCCGCACCGTCCGGGCCGGGCGCGGCGGCGCGACCCGCGTGGGCTGCGCTCGCCGACCCGGCCGCGTCGGCGCCGGGAGCGGCGTCCTCGGGCCCGGGTGCCGCCGCGCGCGGCGCGGTGCCCGCGACCCGCCCGGCCGGCACCGTGGCCGAGCAGCCCTCGACCCCGGTCCGGACGGTGCCGACGACCACGGGCGGGCTCGTGCTCGCACCGCTCGACCCGCGGCGCGCGGCGCCCGACCTGGACACCCGGGCGCTGCCGGTCGTGCGCCCCGCGACCCCGCCGCCCCCCGCCCCGGGCACCGCGGAGGAGGACGGCCTGGCACCGGAGCTCGAGCTGACGCGACCCGCGCCGCCGCGGGAGGACGTGGTGCCCGCGCCGCGGCGCGGCGCCGCCCGCGGGCTGCGCGTCGCCCTCGACGACGGCCGCACGGTGACGATCGAGCGGGTCGCACTGCTCGGGCGCAACCCGTCCCCGGGCGCGGGCGTCCAGGTGGTGCGCGTGACGGACCCGGGGCGCTCGGTCTCCAAGACGCACCTCGAGCTGGGCGCCGACGCGGCGGGGGCGTGGGTCACGGACCGTGGGTCGACCAACGGCACGGTCGTGACGCTGCCGGACGGCGGCCAGGTCGTGTGCCGGGTCGATCACCCGGTACGGCTGCGGCCCGGTGCGGTCGTCGTCCTCGGCGACCGGTCGCTGCGCGTCGTCGCGGTGCCGGGCACGTCCGTCGCGGACGTCCTGCGGCCGGACGGGGCGCGTCGCGCGGAGGGCACCCCGCGCGCCTAG
- a CDS encoding metal ABC transporter substrate-binding protein produces the protein MSRPSRALALLAAPALLVAGCSSGGDASDDTGRVAALASFYPLQYVTQEVGGDRVDVASLTPPSVEPHDVELSPAQVADVSSADLVVYQSGFQPAVDEAVEQAQPGHVVDATAAAGLDEGGTHADEPGEHTADDGHEHDGLDPHFWLDPTMLAPVADAVADALTEVDPDGADTYRANADALTARLAALDEAYRTGLATCERDVVVTSHEAFGHLARRYGLEQVGISGIDPEAEPSPARLREVADVVRDEGVTTIFFETLVSPKVAETLAADLGVRTAVLDPLEGLADDAQDYVSVAEQNLEALRVALSCS, from the coding sequence ATGTCCCGGCCCTCCCGCGCCCTCGCGCTGCTCGCCGCACCCGCCCTGCTGGTCGCGGGGTGCTCGTCCGGCGGCGACGCGAGCGACGACACCGGCCGCGTCGCAGCCCTGGCGTCGTTCTACCCGCTGCAGTACGTCACGCAGGAGGTGGGGGGCGACCGCGTCGACGTCGCGTCCCTGACGCCGCCCAGCGTCGAGCCGCACGACGTCGAGCTCTCCCCCGCCCAGGTCGCCGACGTGTCCTCCGCCGACCTGGTGGTCTACCAGTCCGGCTTCCAGCCCGCGGTCGACGAGGCCGTCGAGCAGGCGCAGCCCGGCCACGTGGTCGACGCCACCGCCGCCGCCGGCCTGGACGAGGGCGGCACGCACGCCGACGAGCCCGGCGAGCACACCGCGGACGACGGGCACGAGCACGACGGCCTGGACCCGCACTTCTGGCTCGACCCGACCATGCTGGCCCCCGTCGCCGACGCGGTCGCGGACGCGCTCACGGAGGTCGACCCGGACGGCGCCGACACCTACCGCGCCAACGCCGACGCGCTGACCGCGCGCCTCGCCGCCCTCGACGAGGCGTACCGCACCGGCCTCGCGACCTGCGAGCGCGACGTGGTCGTCACGTCGCACGAGGCCTTCGGGCACCTCGCGCGGCGGTACGGGCTCGAGCAGGTCGGCATCTCCGGCATCGACCCGGAGGCCGAGCCCTCGCCCGCGCGCCTGCGCGAGGTCGCCGACGTCGTGCGCGACGAGGGCGTGACCACCATCTTCTTCGAGACCCTGGTCAGCCCGAAGGTGGCCGAGACGCTCGCCGCCGACCTCGGCGTCCGCACCGCGGTGCTCGACCCGCTCGAGGGGCTCGCCGACGACGCGCAGGACTACGTGTCCGTCGCGGAGCAGAACCTCGAGGCCCTGCGCGTGGCATTGTCCTGCTCGTGA
- a CDS encoding metal ABC transporter ATP-binding protein, whose translation MTAAPPTPGPGPAVGAAGGTGVAAPAAIDARDVHVTLGGRPIVRGVDLQVPPGQVLALLGANGSGKSTLVRALLGVVPLTSGSVHLLGAPLGPRVPWQQVGYVPQRMAAGGGVPTTALEVVTSGLLHGRRLLPPRDRRARAHAALETLGVGHLLHRRVQELSGGQQQRVLIARALVRHPRLLVLDEPTSGIDLPTQETFVRTVATLRDTGATVLVILHEIGPFAPLIDRAVVLRHGRVVHDGAPPAARDEHGTAEHDHTHPHADPAPPSEGPDLTLGVAP comes from the coding sequence GTGACCGCGGCACCCCCCACCCCCGGACCAGGGCCCGCCGTCGGCGCGGCCGGCGGGACCGGCGTCGCCGCCCCCGCGGCGATCGACGCGCGGGACGTCCACGTGACGCTCGGCGGCCGCCCCATCGTGCGCGGCGTCGACCTCCAGGTCCCGCCCGGCCAGGTGCTCGCGCTGCTCGGTGCCAACGGGTCCGGCAAGTCCACCCTCGTGCGCGCTCTGCTCGGCGTCGTCCCGCTCACCTCCGGCTCGGTGCACCTGCTCGGCGCCCCGCTCGGGCCGCGGGTCCCGTGGCAGCAGGTCGGCTACGTGCCCCAGCGCATGGCCGCCGGCGGCGGCGTGCCGACCACGGCGCTCGAGGTCGTCACCTCCGGGCTCCTGCACGGGCGCCGGCTCCTGCCGCCGCGGGACCGGCGCGCGCGCGCCCACGCCGCCCTCGAGACGCTCGGCGTCGGCCACCTCCTGCACCGGCGCGTCCAGGAGCTGTCCGGGGGCCAGCAGCAGCGCGTGCTCATCGCCCGGGCCCTCGTGCGCCACCCGCGCCTGCTCGTCCTGGACGAGCCGACCTCCGGCATCGACCTGCCGACGCAGGAGACGTTCGTGCGCACCGTCGCGACGTTGCGCGACACGGGCGCCACGGTGCTGGTGATCCTGCACGAGATCGGCCCGTTCGCGCCCCTCATCGACCGCGCCGTCGTGCTCCGGCACGGACGCGTCGTGCACGACGGCGCACCGCCCGCCGCGCGCGACGAGCACGGCACCGCCGAGCACGACCACACCCACCCGCACGCCGACCCCGCACCGCCGTCCGAGGGTCCCGACCTCACGCTGGGGGTGGCCCCGTGA
- a CDS encoding metal ABC transporter permease — MQRALIAAVLVGAAAPVVGTFLVQRRLALMGDGIGHVALTGVALGWLVGSWAAASPADAFAVPGAVVAAVVGSVVIELVRERGRTSGDLALAIMFYGGIAGGVLLIKVAGGTNANLMSYLFGSIATVTTADLWWTAGLAALVLGVGVGLRWVLFAVSHDEEFARASGLPVRLVSMTVATLAALTVTIAMRVVGLLLVSALMIVPVAVAQLYARSFGRTMAVASAVGVTVSVVGLTVTFWNDVPPGATIVVLAVAVYAAGVAVRPLVHRRRAEEDPHPDMSDDVLVPGSPTDGCAPDAGPSAVPARS; from the coding sequence ATGCAGCGCGCGCTCATCGCGGCCGTGCTGGTCGGCGCCGCCGCACCCGTCGTCGGCACCTTCCTGGTCCAGCGCCGGCTCGCGCTCATGGGCGACGGCATCGGCCACGTGGCCCTGACGGGCGTGGCCCTGGGCTGGCTCGTCGGGAGCTGGGCCGCGGCCTCCCCCGCCGACGCGTTCGCCGTACCGGGCGCCGTGGTCGCCGCGGTGGTCGGCTCGGTCGTCATCGAGCTCGTGCGGGAGCGGGGACGCACCAGCGGCGACCTCGCGCTGGCGATCATGTTCTACGGCGGCATCGCGGGCGGCGTGCTGCTCATCAAGGTCGCCGGCGGGACCAACGCCAACCTCATGAGCTACCTGTTCGGCTCCATCGCCACCGTCACGACGGCCGACCTGTGGTGGACGGCCGGACTCGCCGCGCTGGTCCTCGGTGTGGGCGTCGGCCTGCGCTGGGTGCTGTTCGCCGTGAGCCACGACGAGGAGTTCGCCCGTGCGAGCGGGCTCCCGGTCCGGCTCGTGTCCATGACCGTGGCGACGCTCGCGGCGCTGACCGTGACCATCGCGATGCGCGTGGTCGGTCTGCTGCTCGTCAGCGCGCTCATGATCGTCCCCGTCGCCGTGGCCCAGCTGTACGCGCGGTCCTTCGGCCGCACCATGGCCGTGGCCAGCGCCGTCGGCGTCACCGTGAGCGTGGTCGGCCTGACCGTCACCTTCTGGAACGACGTGCCGCCCGGCGCGACGATCGTCGTCCTGGCCGTCGCCGTGTACGCGGCGGGTGTGGCCGTGCGGCCGCTGGTGCACCGCCGGCGCGCCGAGGAGGACCCGCACCCCGACATGTCGGACGACGTGCTCGTCCCGGGCTCCCCGACCGACGGCTGCGCGCCCGACGCGGGCCCGAGCGCCGTCCCCGCGCGATCCTGA
- a CDS encoding isoprenyl transferase: MPVPPPPHPSGARPPAVPRELVPRHVAVVMDGNGRWANARGLPRTAGHAAGEASLLDVVAGAIEIGVEYVSAYAFSTENWNRSPDEVRFLMGFNRDVLRRRRDLMDSWGVRVRWAGRRPRLWRSVINELETAERQTVGNTTCTLTMCVNYGGRAEIADAAQAVAREVAAGRLRPEKVDEKVLARYLDEPDLPDVDLFLRSSGEQRISNFMLWQAAYAELVFLDEPWPDVDRRHLWRAVETYARRDRRYGGAVDALAPPTA; the protein is encoded by the coding sequence ATGCCGGTCCCGCCCCCGCCGCACCCGAGCGGTGCGCGTCCCCCCGCCGTGCCGCGCGAGCTCGTCCCGCGCCACGTCGCCGTCGTGATGGACGGCAACGGCCGCTGGGCGAACGCGCGCGGGCTGCCCCGCACCGCGGGGCACGCCGCGGGTGAGGCGTCGCTGCTCGACGTCGTCGCCGGGGCGATCGAGATCGGCGTGGAGTACGTCTCCGCGTACGCGTTCTCCACCGAGAACTGGAACCGCTCGCCCGACGAGGTGCGCTTCCTCATGGGCTTCAACCGCGACGTGCTGCGCCGCCGGCGCGACCTGATGGACTCGTGGGGGGTGCGGGTGCGGTGGGCGGGCCGCCGTCCCCGGCTGTGGCGCTCCGTGATCAACGAGCTCGAGACGGCCGAGCGCCAGACCGTCGGCAACACCACCTGCACCTTGACGATGTGCGTGAACTACGGCGGCCGCGCGGAGATCGCCGACGCGGCGCAGGCGGTCGCGCGCGAGGTCGCGGCGGGGCGGCTCAGGCCCGAGAAGGTCGACGAGAAGGTGCTCGCTCGGTACCTCGACGAGCCGGACCTGCCGGACGTCGACCTGTTCCTGCGCTCGTCCGGGGAGCAGCGGATCTCCAACTTCATGCTGTGGCAGGCCGCGTACGCGGAGCTGGTCTTCCTCGACGAGCCGTGGCCCGACGTCGACCGGCGGCACCTCTGGCGTGCCGTGGAGACGTACGCGCGGCGCGACCGCCGCTACGGCGGCGCGGTCGACGCCCTGGCGCCCCCGACGGCCTGA
- a CDS encoding DedA family protein, translating to MTEVARAYGLDGLPLGLVLVIFFVSVLARSHATYWAGRAVARGAQYEGAHRHGPRLWKRTVDRLAQFAGTPLARTGLALVHRWGPLAVTAGYLTVGVQTAVFAAAGLLRMPYLRFTIASLPGSAAWAVVWGTVGIGAVWGAVALAAGSPWGVAALLAAAAVVVLMLLARRRRTAERDARAGSPSDGTVPSESAL from the coding sequence GTGACGGAGGTCGCGCGCGCCTACGGCCTCGACGGCCTGCCCCTGGGACTGGTCCTCGTCATCTTCTTCGTCTCCGTGCTGGCCCGCTCGCACGCGACGTACTGGGCCGGGCGGGCGGTCGCGCGCGGGGCGCAGTACGAGGGCGCGCACCGCCACGGGCCGCGACTGTGGAAGCGCACGGTCGACCGGCTGGCGCAGTTCGCCGGCACCCCGCTCGCGCGGACCGGCCTCGCGCTCGTGCACCGCTGGGGTCCGCTCGCCGTGACCGCGGGCTACCTGACGGTCGGCGTGCAGACGGCGGTCTTCGCCGCCGCGGGCCTGCTCCGCATGCCGTACCTGCGCTTCACGATCGCGTCCCTGCCCGGGTCGGCGGCGTGGGCCGTCGTCTGGGGCACCGTGGGCATCGGCGCCGTGTGGGGCGCGGTCGCCCTCGCGGCCGGCTCCCCGTGGGGCGTGGCCGCACTGCTCGCCGCCGCGGCGGTGGTCGTGCTCATGCTGCTCGCGCGCCGCCGCCGCACCGCGGAGCGCGACGCCCGCGCCGGCTCGCCCTCCGACGGCACGGTGCCCTCGGAGAGCGCCCTCTGA